Genomic window (Neodiprion lecontei isolate iyNeoLeco1 chromosome 7, iyNeoLeco1.1, whole genome shotgun sequence):
GTCGTCTCTATCATCGCACGGTAACCGAGAATCCTAGCCTCATGTTTAAAgcggatgaaagaaaaataaaaatgcgtgAAAAATCTTACTACTCGAAGGAGAGAGCGTAGATTTGACCGTGAAGAAccggcaggcaggcaggcaggcaggcaggcaggaaAGCAGGCAGAGCATGGATTTATAGAGGCGCAGGGCCCCTTCTCTGTGGCCCAACAGAATAACGAAAGAACGAACATCTGCCTCCCGGACTCTCTGTCAGTCTGCCTTGGCGTGTCTATCGACACTCAGTCGTAGTTTTCGTCCATCACGCATGATCTCACCGTGAGAGCGGAGAGCTCTTCTAGACTTTGTAAGCCGTAGGATGAGGTGCGCCTCTCCTCTCCGGCGTTATCTCTTCCCGCGATTTACCCTGATAACGTTTCCGCGACTACGTTAACGGCATGCGATGGCTTACGGTGAGTTCAGTCAGTGTCTGAAACTTCTATTTTGCAGTGCCGCGCTGTGTGATTTGTTTTCTGCACGCTGGTCGCCCTCGCCCATAAGTAAAGAACCTTATTGTGCGCAGATTAATTTCTCACTTCTTGGTCTTGACGGTTAGTTGTTGCAGTTTCCGGGTCAATCGCGTGGACTACCTACTGCACGTTTACTATGGTAGGTAGCTTAGGTCGTCGAGAAATATTCTGAACCAGTTGTTAGAGTTACATTACTATTCAATGGAAAATTGGCGTTTGTTTGACGAACAGTGCTTATAAGTATGCAGGCGTTGGTTGAATGATCCTCAGTTTTATTTCACAACCAAATACAGTGTGACTTATAAGTATTTGGATTCTTTTATAGCTTCCGGCAACCTTTGAGTGACTAATTTTTCCTACATAGATTCATGCACCGTACCGTACATTGAACGTACGTAACTGTATTGGTAGACGGTGTTTGCACGCTTAGTGACATAAGAATTCGTTTCGTGCCTCTCGCTGTTGTTTCAGTTTCACACGCGCGGCCAAGCCTCCTTGAAAGATGTGCACCTCCGTTCCTGCAGGGTAAAACTATCCGCGTTAATTAATCATTGTTTTAAACGAGCGCGAGGCGCAACGCGATATCCGAGTATGTGAAACTTTCACGATGTGTCAAGGAAacgaatactaatgttataaTAGCATTGTTCGCATGAATTTCCAAGGATTGTGCTCAACTAAACCAGTATCTCCGCACATTTTGCATCCAGGAAACCTCCGCCTCTTCGGATATCGTCCAAGAATCGAACAGAGTCACCTCACCGGTTGAGATACCTCATCTCTCGCACGATCGCGATTTGCTACCGGAAGTTGACCATACGCAGAACGAACCGGCGAAGCTAGCAAGCGCTCAGGAAGCAGCTGCGTCGGAGGAAGTACCGCGACCTCTGACCTTAACGTTTGGCAAGGCATCGCTGACGGCCGAAGAGATGGAAATCCTAAGTCCCTTATCTCCTACGTCAAAGCAGGTGGGTCGGATCGCCAATGTGTACGAGGCCTGACAAGGTTATTGATTTGCCCGCCGAACCTTTTCAGAGCTATACGTATAACGAGTAACAGCCGATCACTTTGTTCGTGAATCTCCAAATCTACATTACATATCCTAAGGAGGCCATCGGTCTCattcgcaccgaaatccttatGAACCACGAATTACTCGTTCCAGATTTTGACCCTGAATCTCTCGAGCGACGAGGAAATCGTGACGAGTAGCCTCGCCTTTCCTCTCGGACCACCGACGAGCGTTGAACCTCCGAAAGAAAAGCCACCCCCACCACCGGCGGATCTCAGCGACGAGGAAGGCCTCCTGGTCGAGCCTCTGCGCCGACTGAATTCCACGAGAAGAATCAAAAAAGAGCTGCGCACGAGGCGATCGGACTTTCTAGGGATCGAAGGGGTGAGAATTCCTTTAAATTTCACACACTCGCTTTACCGATCTAACTTATGACTGGTAACAGGGTAACGATGAGGACTTGGAGCGAGAACTGACTATTGCAAAACCACCGGACATGGCAGCGATTCTTGCCGAGGAAAGACGCGTCGAGCAGCTTCACCGCCGTTCCTACGACACGGACAGCAACTACGAACAGGACTCGAGCCACGAGCGTGACTCCGGAGTCGAACTCGGTCATGCCGAGGATTGGAACAAGCAGACCATAAGCCCCGACATGTCGCAACACAGCCGACAGAGCAGTGAACCCTTCGGCGCCAGTGTGACATCCTCGGAGGAGGATGAGATTACGAAGAAGGAAAGGGAGATCATCGAGGTGCTGGAGAAGGAGGAGCAGTGGAGATACGGTAACACCGGGGAGGCAAACAGGTACGGCAGAGAAATCTTTCGTTCGATAAGTCATCTCCGTCGACTCACTGTGACTGTCTGAAGTACATGTGTTCGCATTCGCGATGTTTTTTCCTTCCGCAGTGATATTATAGGCGAGAAGCTGGCCCACAAGCTGCGCGAGCTGGAGGAAGAGAAGATGCAGCTGGAGCGTGAGCGTGCTCAAGAGGTGGAACTCCGCCGTCAGGAAGATACTTTGCGGAAAAATGAAGAGAATATTCGTAAGCAGGAAGAGGCGCTCCGTAAACGGGAAGCGGACACGGTGCGGCAGGAGGAAACCGCGGCCGCTATCGCTGAAGCGGAGCGACGAACGGCTGAGACGCGTTGCGTCAACGAACAGCTCAAAGCCAAGGCAGAACctgaggaaaaagaaaggtgGAACGCTGAAACAAGACCCCAAGACTCTGAGGTACGATTGAGAACGATCGAAAATCAGATACGGGATCAAGAGGTAAGCCGTCGGTTTCTTATTTCACCTTCCGTTTCAAAGCGACCCCCCCAGATTTGATTAAAGTGTTTTTCATGCACGGTCTCTTTCCTTGTACCACACTTTATTTGCAATGCGCACCATAATACGAGCATTCACAAATGGTCTATCTTTTGATCCTTTGTAGAACAAGGCGCTGGGAACTGATTTGGGCGATTTGAGTTGCCACGAGGACGAGTATGCTTCTGGGGTAAGGAAATTTCCGCTGTCATAGTTTTGCTGTCTTCACTCCCCATGTTCCGTCACTGGAACCGATTACCTTGACCATATTCCACGAATTTTTCGCAGGAAGTACTTCGCGTGGAAAGGGAGCTTCTTCAGCTTGAACAAGAGGAGCTGAAGCGGCAGCGTAGCAACCTGGCATATCGTGAACAGAAGCAGCAGAAGCTCGCGGAGCAGCTGCGGGAGCAGTGGAAATCCATGCAGGACGTTGTGCAGGCACCGGTGAACACTCCGTCTATTCAATTCAAGGCCCTACCACCCGTCAATTACAGGTCCTCTATGCCAAACCTCGAAGATAGTCAGAGGCGAAAACTACCACCACCCCCGATACCACCGGCGAAACCCCTGAGACTGGTGGAACAGAGGCAACGTGACGTTACTATAAGGTGAGCTCGGCATCGACTGGGAATTTACTTGTTGTCCCGCGAGGTAGTTTTTTAGTCGATTAACGATAGAGTTACGGAACAAGCCTCCTCGGCGAGCTGTAGCCAGGGAAGACTGAGTAGAACACGCCAGCCCATAAGTATACATCGACGCTTAATTAATTCTGTTCAATTTCCGGCCAGGCGATCACGTAACACCGTGTTAAACGTAGACGCATTCAGCTGATATCCACGTCCGTGCCGTTGTGTAAAAGAATGAATCGGACTATTCGCTGACTATTGATTTACCTGTAGTTACTCATGACCGTGCATTTAGACAGCGACGAATGCGGGATCGATTTGAAAACGGTTTTTCTGATACTCCGCGATGTCGCGAATGAATTACAGGAGCAGCCGCATGCCGTCGGCAGATTCCATTCCACAACAGGTTGACGCGTCATTGCGTCACAGCGCCTCCGCAACTACTTTGTCGAATCATGCTGGACAGCAGATGACCAGGCAGACCCTGCAGGCTCTCAGCGCGGCGCCGAGGCCTCGCATCGTTCAAGGCGATCAGTGGGTGCAGCGGAGAAAGAGCGACGTCCCGAGAGGTGCCCAGGACATGAATTACCAGCACTGGCTCATCCAGGTGAGATTGTCgcttattttgaatttttcttttatttcaatccGTAATCGTTGCCGCAGGGGGATCTTGCTGTTCTGTATGATTGTTTCTGATTTTCAGGAGGCCGAACAGCGTCGTATAAACGAACAGAATCTGCGATCACCAAGAAAGATTCAATCTTACGTTACGGGTACTTCGGTTCCGTACAGTATGCAATGTGCTTCGCTGAGAGTCCAGGACAACAAACCACTACCGGATTCCATAATACAAACGTTGACCCAAAGAGTGCAGAACCGAGCACAAGAGAAACCTCTACCTCCACGACGAAGGTATGACATATTACCTTGTATCACAAACATCTCCTTCGTAGTCGGAGAGCGTAGCCAGCAGGGTTGTTCTGCGACTTTGTCCTCCGTGATAAAAGTGATAAACAGTTGATTAAAGCGGCTTCCTGATTGGTCCAAATAATGTTCGTCACTTTTTCAAGCGAGGACAAAGACAGAATAACCACCCAGTGACCTGCAGGTATACGATTTAATGGTACACGAAAACGAAGGCACGCTGCGTCAAGTTGATTTCATTCGTTGCATCCGTTCTGCCACATTAGATTGGAACACAGCTCGAGCCACGAGCATATATCTGCCCAACATCAAGCCCAACAACCGCTTCAGCCTCAGCAGCAAAGAGCTCAGCAACAAATAACGACGAACAGCGCAGAATCCCAAGAAAAGATGCTCAGCGTTAGCGGGAAGAAGAAATGTTCGCACTGTGGTGATGAACTCGGTACGGACATTACCTGATTCATATAGCTTGGATATTATATTTGTACCAATGTTGCAACGTCCCTCTTCTCTTGACAAATAATGTTTCCGCGCTACCTCCGTCATCAACTCGGTTACTTTGTAGATTTTACGAGCACCAGTGTTAATAAAAACTACACGATATTCTCGTCATTGACAGGAGGTAGTACAGAAAATATGTTTAGCGGCATGTGAGCATACCTATATGGACTTGCTGACTCGTGTGAGTTTCGGCACTTTACGCTCGCAAGGAATCTCTATTTTTTGCGCACTTGCCACAAAAATAACCATTCCTGTTCTAACGACTTACTACCAATCGGTTTGTGCACAGGTCGTGGTGCCGCGATGATAATCGAAAGCTTGAGATTATTTTACCACATGGAATGCTTCAAGTGTTGTGTCTGTCACGTCCGTCTTGGCGACGGTCGCATGGGCACCGATGTACGTGTACGGAATCACAAACTCCACTGCCACAACTGCTACTCCAGTGACGATGGTATTCACACGTAAACTTACGCCACTTTAGCGATATGATAGCAATAACGATTCCTTTTCCGATAGCTGTGTCATTCGTTAGATTAATATCTATTATATGTAGTCTTTCCATCTTCTCTCCAGGTAACAATTACTGTGAGATCCACTGTGCGCGCGTTGTGAAACCACGAATGAGTAATACGAATTGTTGAGTAAATAAACCAACGAAGATAGGACGACTTCTAGTTTCTTACTTCGCATCTAATCACATTTGTTTTCGCAACGCTGCcaccacggtcttacatacgtTCTATCGCTTTTCTTTAGTGTTAGTCCTATTTTCTCCCTTGTCACATACTCACGTGGTTTTTCTTGTGTTGAATTTTCAGGTGTCAAATTCAGCTGTGTGTAGAAATTTGGGCTATGGATCTAAGCTGACTAACTTGAATATAGCGTGTTTCGGCTATATTTTATAAGGTGTAGTTCGCTACTTTGCTATTAAGTCCCTTGTTCGGCAGGGTTTAtcgatataaattataatagcATAACATGAGTTCTCTCACCCTCCTTTTTGTTCATTTCCTTGTctcattttttcccccttttgtttttgtttttgataaTGTTGTAAATATCTGTCGCATATGTACGAATACCTAACAGAGgactttgatttttattttcttccacgTCAAgtgttatataaatatactgtGTAGCTGAACACTgctataaaatattcaataggTGTGTTACTGTTCTACCTATGTAGTACCATAATTATTAACATTAGAAATTAAAGTTTTGACGCAGTGTGTAACTACAGTTTTGTAAGAgagaaattgttttaaatattgttgaaactAACCAATGTACATAGCGTGTATTTATGTAATTAGCTCAGTGATAATAATGCGTATCGTTAAGAATACGTCCCGACGAATCGGGAGATCAGCGGTCACAAAAAAGTACTGCGGTACAGAGACGAAATGTTGCAAGGCTGACGCTTCGGTTTCGTGTGAACGACTAAAATCGAGAGCGTACGAGGGTCTAAATCTTGTGTAATATAAGGAATGTGATATTTATGAAAGAAACATGCTGCTCAAAAAGAGTTGCATAAGGACGTAAAGAAATAAAGCTCAAGATTCTCGCTGAATGAATCGTGGAATTCAAAGTGTCGACGCGAGCTGtgtgtgaaaaatcaaatttaccAATACTGTCGAGCGAAGAATCTGTTAACCGGGGAATTCCCTTTTTAAATTACGCAGCATATAACGGGCGCGAGCTCTTTCACTAGGACCTGTCAGTACGTCACGCCCGGTTAACAGGTTATTACACCCTAGCTGGTATGCATGTATTCAGATCTTCCATGAGTAGAATGTTGATTcgtggggaaaaaattgataccCTCTAGCCGAGAACGCCTTTCCCTTCAAACTGTAATGACCGAAAGCTACCCTGATCCTGAGACACTCAGATCAAGAGCTCAATGACACGTGACCAATGTCAtcgttattttaattaatattacacttactataattattattgtgaaatattGTAAGATACCTGTTTTATGTTATTATACAGCGTGTAATTTTATATTAACAAgagaaataaatgtttaactGTAGACCTCGAAGGTACCAGATAAGAAATGGCGGTAAATGCATGATTCTTTGGAGTCC
Coding sequences:
- the LOC107225599 gene encoding trichohyalin isoform X3; protein product: MPASQPAASERRTDKMITPEPPKLKTTLKTPPKQATNPLQFVKVGPCALYRTAQEQLQKVEEVKKIKQEVREDPEDWQSNLDNWKSSRRKRQEHIIERVVEVKKLELVEHDRQRRRSKTFSEMMEERGNRGRKMSVGLAVYHEEDANDFSDLGIGTSSGKSSVSGDTHDDAHSVLSDRDSEIEKNHSDVDNAASENGNNRTNATTFENEFHNNRNHNQQEYDSATTATASSPEPEEYTYEGAIRGYVSRVSQNIPRRSLAELDNKVESSSSTSKEKVSKTELNDETKGSPVVKVDILKRREIFEKGSQQNSDGKSSRLSGDFTSSKSIKERLSNLEKQKNDGGSLDKSNKNLSRLSGDMSSIRERLSHLEKKTTEREMKNAKKLVIDSNGELDNVRPLRERLSTLERYSSGDESTITAAGVTVTSRESRQNGDFSVTSIKDRLSALDAARNKEVDKRTVAKHTLAYRDNETRIETSTPSERSSSPDSEYRVPRAPFHRSLDSLDADASSGPDTFERVQSLEELDYTRRYPASSSSTELLNDTDREDSGIHTADVSCSVSQADEPVDDEIVLPVGRQEIIEEKPEPPPNDPETEHTPENVKETHVVQPPTAEPEIIIANNPESATQKETSASSDIVQESNRVTSPVEIPHLSHDRDLLPEVDHTQNEPAKLASAQEAAASEEVPRPLTLTFGKASLTAEEMEILSPLSPTSKQILTLNLSSDEEIVTSSLAFPLGPPTSVEPPKEKPPPPPADLSDEEGLLVEPLRRLNSTRRIKKELRTRRSDFLGIEGGNDEDLERELTIAKPPDMAAILAEERRVEQLHRRSYDTDSNYEQDSSHERDSGVELGHAEDWNKQTISPDMSQHSRQSSEPFGASVTSSEEDEITKKEREIIEVLEKEEQWRYGNTGEANSDIIGEKLAHKLRELEEEKMQLERERAQEVELRRQEDTLRKNEENIRKQEEALRKREADTVRQEETAAAIAEAERRTAETRCVNEQLKAKAEPEEKERWNAETRPQDSEVRLRTIENQIRDQENKALGTDLGDLSCHEDEYASGEVLRVERELLQLEQEELKRQRSNLAYREQKQQKLAEQLREQWKSMQDVVQAPVNTPSIQFKALPPVNYRSSMPNLEDSQRRKLPPPPIPPAKPLRLVEQRQRDVTIRSSRMPSADSIPQQVDASLRHSASATTLSNHAGQQMTRQTLQALSAAPRPRIVQGDQWVQRRKSDVPRGAQDMNYQHWLIQEAEQRRINEQNLRSPRKIQSYVTGTSVPYSMQCASLRVQDNKPLPDSIIQTLTQRVQNRAQEKPLPPRRRLEHSSSHEHISAQHQAQQPLQPQQQRAQQQITTNSAESQEKMLSVSGKKKCSHCGDELGRGAAMIIESLRLFYHMECFKCCVCHVRLGDGRMGTDVRVRNHKLHCHNCYSSDDGVKFSCV